From the genome of Persephonella atlantica:
CTTTCCTCGCCAAGGATGGTTGTACTAACCCGATTTACTGAGGGTATTGCGACTTAAAATATGGACTGTGTAGATTTGCATTTACATAACTATAAAGTTGTACTAACCCGATTTACTGAGGGTATTGCGACTCGTCAGCTGACCATTACAGCCAGCTGAGTGTTGGTTTGTTGTACTAACCCGATTTACTGAGGGTATTGCGACATTCGTTACCATCTCATATGTAACGCTTGAGTCCCATTGTTGCACTAACCCGATTAATAAGGGTATTTACTGCGTTAATGTTATAATTTTTTGTATGAAAGAGCTGTTAAGGGAGCTTTATTTGAGCTCTGATTTTCATTCTTTCAAAGAGGGGAATTTTTTAGTTATTCGGGTCATTGACTTTTATAAAAAGTCAGGTTTTGTCTTAACTTCAAGAATCAAAAATGCTTCTCAAAACAAATCAAGACCAATCATCATAACCGAAGTTACCGATGAAAAAATAAGATTCGTAGCAACGACAAAGAGCCCAAAACAACACGCACCTAAAATAAATGTAGAAAAATGTGTTATAGAGAAAGTTCCTGAAGAATGTTTCGGCTTACCTCTAAACAGGAAATACTCGTGGCTTTTTGTCAAGAAAACACAGAAAACAAAAAGATGGAGAGTTTATTACACAGTTGACGTATACACACTAAAACAGATGTTTGCAGAAGGAACACTAAAAAAATGTGGAAACTGCCCACAGTCTGTAATTTTTGAGATAGAGATAAAGATAAACGACATGGGAGAGGTTGTATGATTAATCCCCACAGAGAGATTTATCTATTTTTGCAAGGCAGGTCAGAAACAGGATTAGACATAATAACCAACATATTTTTCAAACAGTTAAACAGCTCATCATTTGTTTATCTTACCAATTATTACGAAAAAGAAGACCTCTTTATGGATTTTATGAGTAAACTTTTTGAAAAAAGGGAGTATCTGCTTAATCTGTTTGAAAATCAAGAAAATGGACTTCCTTCCTATATCAGACTTATGGCATCAAACTTTTTGAAAGACAGAATAAAATCTCTGTCAGACAGCAGGGAAAAAGCAGTTTTTAATAATGAAAGGTTAACTTATACAGAAGGCAGATTTGAAGAAGTTATTATACAGATTGATGCTTTTAAACTCAGTGAAACCTTAAAAAAAGAGCTGAAAGAAGATGAGATTTTACTGCTGTGTTACATTACTGCTCCAGACAAAAAAGATTTTGAAGAAAAATATTTTAGCAGTGTTAACAAAAACGCCCTTTACAAAAGAGTTCAGAGGGTTAAGGAAAAACTGAGGAAGGTTGTTGTAAAACATGGATTTGCACAGGAAGTGGTCGGTTATTATATTGAGCATCTACTACCGGCAAAATGCAAAAGAGGGAACGCAGATGGATAAAAGACTGTTAGAGCTTATATACATGGATTACATAAACAGTATTGAGAATCCTGTGGAGATAAATATAGAACAAATTTTGAGAGATGAAATAAAGGAGAAAATTTTAAATAAATTCAAGACTCCTGTTAAAACAAAAAAAGCAGAATTCCCATTAGAACAAGGGAATATTTATCTATTTTTTAAAAAACAAATTCCCATTTACTATCTGATTATAGATAGAATAGACGGTTTATACGAGGTTTTAAAAGTTTCTAATTACTGGGAACTGGCAAACCAAAATGATTTTATAATCAAAGTAGATGACGAAATGTTTGCAATTGAAACATGGAACAACTTTTACCTGACTGAAGAAGAAGTAAAAAAATCTATGTATATTGGAAAACTCTCTGAAGAAGATTTTAAAATCCTTACAGACTATATCTCTGGTAAGATATCTGAACTTCCCCAGAACAAAAGAGGACTAACTGTTCCAATCAGCGAAAACTTCTATCAGATAAAATTCCACCAAAAAGAGAGCGAGATAGTAAGGGAATATAAGCTGAGAGTGTTTGAAGAAGAGGAAAATGTTATACAGATTTCACCGGAAAGAGAAAAAGAGATTTTAATTCCTCTTGTTGCAGGCAGAGAAAAAACAGTTTTCAGCTGTGATAAATTCTTACTTAAAAAACTCCCTGAAGAAAATCTAATCCAGGTGATTTTCAGCCCCGAAATA
Proteins encoded in this window:
- a CDS encoding sigma-70 family RNA polymerase sigma factor, which gives rise to MINPHREIYLFLQGRSETGLDIITNIFFKQLNSSSFVYLTNYYEKEDLFMDFMSKLFEKREYLLNLFENQENGLPSYIRLMASNFLKDRIKSLSDSREKAVFNNERLTYTEGRFEEVIIQIDAFKLSETLKKELKEDEILLLCYITAPDKKDFEEKYFSSVNKNALYKRVQRVKEKLRKVVVKHGFAQEVVGYYIEHLLPAKCKRGNADG